A portion of the Segatella copri DSM 18205 genome contains these proteins:
- a CDS encoding leucine-rich repeat domain-containing protein, producing the protein MRVRSLLLTLVLSLLVGKSLGVSFTLDGITYVANADTAIIKGYDAIPENGELTLASTVSYGGKDYRVTTVQNSAFLSCTELKKLVVPSTIKYIWEGAFENCVNMTQLVLSEGEERLDAVGDAFKNCGIEEVSIGRNLKEGIFCNSESLVTVKLAKNVTTIPSYAFSGCKKLSAINLENVKRIGESAFGGCAMLKEVNIEKVVEIDREAFYGVGVEIIELPETLEDLNFLSFAYCESLKHVTIKSKLYEIPQSCFIGCSNLESVDLPLSLRKICYDAFKECNSLSQVSWGNVETIQSHAFENAGFVDLTMPVSLKKIDFGAFKGCLNLKKVDLTASSILTLNGFYRCESLKQVLLPQKLQEIENGCFKDCSELEEIEFPTTLNKISRMSFSDMTKLKEIDFSKTMVHVIPDYCFYGCQSLVKVILNEATDSIENGAFNGCSALSELLNCSNIKIVYADAFKDTKLFDGATDKGPVMVGSAMYRYNGTIEDKEYTVPSGVTCLCDGVFANFNFQAIKLNDGLLYIGDRAFDNCTNLVSLSIPGSVNYVGGSANCKSLTAFTVQTGDGQLSLGEFSGSPIKKLTLKRNLTSSCNWMPKLESLIIGKEVKTLWGNSFESSENLVNLELLDSDKKLSLGTLPINHVQSLYLGRNICDLKSSKKGELFSSFKELSLLTIGEMVDSICDYFAYNNTKLETLNIDGKITYVGKSAFAGAVNLRTLKLSSNVKKVDVSAFWGLENLESVTLNDGLENIEASSFAFNNKNTLPYIYIPKTVKTMGASAFLGIKCKKVVFPEGLEVIGHNAFSNVQTDSIVLPSTIKYLHESFSFSGIKYVDASRIKCNLNSSFYENRYLKKIILPVEGLNSLTENEFWYCTSLENIDLPKTLKTIDHDAFSATKIEELHMPSSVTSVGFDIFRQVYDVKKEKNPIVFLDGGEKNEPVLLKRSFEYYSSATNSLRKLDVNRDFTYDFTDDYSVNEQKLYVDSLILRDIREFKIIGNKNNSIIPSTTICLSHDLTSCDCWKPASGKVFVLPGSQLPKDETTEMYTVNKLAYEQPSDGDVLFDGVNNMPFEITPVFYQDNQEVTLKEVGDYDLSMKISGTSFDGIYPTGLKVSVSTASGIGNITVDEHKSNCPIYNLNGQRVDESYKGIIIQKGKKRIAK; encoded by the coding sequence ATGAGAGTAAGAAGTTTACTACTGACATTGGTGCTTTCCTTATTGGTGGGAAAGTCTTTGGGTGTCTCTTTCACGTTGGATGGCATCACTTATGTTGCCAATGCTGATACCGCCATCATCAAAGGCTATGATGCAATCCCGGAAAATGGCGAGTTGACCTTGGCTTCCACTGTATCTTATGGTGGAAAGGACTATCGTGTCACAACGGTGCAGAATTCTGCCTTTCTTTCTTGCACCGAGCTCAAGAAACTAGTTGTTCCTTCAACCATCAAGTATATCTGGGAAGGAGCCTTCGAGAATTGTGTGAATATGACCCAGCTTGTGTTGAGTGAAGGTGAAGAACGTCTCGATGCTGTAGGTGATGCATTTAAGAATTGTGGCATAGAGGAAGTTTCGATAGGTAGAAATTTGAAGGAAGGCATATTTTGTAATTCAGAATCTTTAGTTACTGTAAAATTGGCAAAAAATGTAACCACAATTCCTTCTTACGCTTTTTCAGGTTGTAAAAAGTTGTCTGCTATAAATTTGGAAAATGTAAAGCGAATAGGAGAAAGTGCTTTTGGGGGCTGTGCTATGCTTAAGGAAGTTAATATCGAAAAGGTTGTAGAAATAGATCGTGAAGCCTTTTATGGTGTAGGAGTAGAAATAATAGAATTACCTGAAACTTTGGAGGATTTGAATTTCTTAAGTTTTGCTTATTGTGAATCTTTAAAACATGTTACTATAAAAAGCAAATTATATGAAATTCCACAATCTTGCTTTATAGGTTGTTCTAATTTAGAATCAGTAGATCTCCCTTTATCATTAAGAAAAATTTGTTATGATGCATTTAAAGAATGTAATAGTTTAAGTCAGGTTTCTTGGGGCAATGTTGAAACAATTCAATCTCATGCTTTTGAGAATGCTGGGTTTGTAGATTTGACCATGCCTGTTTCTTTGAAGAAAATTGATTTTGGTGCTTTTAAAGGCTGTTTAAATTTAAAGAAAGTTGATTTAACTGCATCAAGTATTTTGACTCTTAATGGTTTTTACCGATGTGAATCTTTAAAGCAAGTTCTTTTACCTCAAAAACTACAAGAAATAGAAAATGGGTGTTTTAAGGATTGTTCTGAATTAGAAGAAATAGAATTTCCAACAACTTTAAACAAAATTTCGAGGATGTCTTTCTCCGATATGACAAAACTAAAGGAAATAGATTTTTCTAAGACAATGGTTCATGTTATACCGGATTATTGCTTTTATGGCTGTCAATCATTGGTAAAGGTAATATTGAATGAGGCAACAGATTCTATAGAAAATGGAGCATTCAATGGGTGTTCTGCTTTGTCTGAATTATTGAACTGTTCCAATATAAAAATAGTTTATGCTGATGCTTTTAAAGATACAAAACTTTTTGATGGTGCAACAGATAAAGGTCCTGTTATGGTTGGTTCTGCAATGTATAGGTATAACGGTACTATAGAGGATAAGGAATATACTGTACCTTCAGGTGTGACTTGTTTATGTGATGGAGTCTTCGCTAATTTTAATTTTCAAGCCATAAAATTGAATGACGGCTTGCTGTACATCGGAGATAGAGCGTTTGATAATTGTACAAATTTAGTATCTTTAAGTATCCCGGGTTCTGTTAATTATGTAGGCGGAAGTGCAAATTGTAAAAGTTTGACAGCTTTTACTGTACAAACTGGCGATGGGCAACTTTCTTTGGGTGAATTTAGTGGTTCTCCTATAAAGAAACTGACCTTAAAACGCAATTTGACTTCAAGTTGTAATTGGATGCCAAAATTAGAAAGTTTAATCATAGGTAAAGAAGTCAAAACTTTATGGGGAAATAGTTTCGAGTCTAGTGAAAATCTAGTAAATTTAGAACTTTTAGATTCTGACAAAAAACTATCTTTAGGTACACTTCCTATCAATCATGTACAATCTCTTTATTTAGGAAGAAATATATGTGATTTGAAATCCTCTAAAAAGGGTGAATTATTTAGTAGTTTTAAAGAATTATCTTTATTGACAATCGGTGAGATGGTTGATTCAATATGTGATTATTTTGCTTATAACAATACAAAATTAGAGACACTTAACATAGATGGAAAAATAACATATGTGGGTAAGAGTGCATTTGCTGGTGCTGTCAATTTAAGGACGCTTAAACTTTCCTCGAATGTAAAAAAAGTAGATGTTTCTGCTTTTTGGGGGCTGGAAAATTTAGAATCGGTAACTCTTAATGACGGATTGGAAAATATAGAAGCGAGTTCTTTTGCTTTTAACAATAAAAATACTTTGCCTTATATTTATATACCTAAGACCGTAAAAACTATGGGTGCTTCTGCATTTTTAGGTATTAAATGTAAAAAAGTTGTATTTCCTGAGGGGTTAGAGGTAATAGGGCATAATGCTTTTAGTAATGTTCAAACTGATTCAATAGTACTTCCAAGTACTATCAAATATTTGCATGAAAGTTTTTCTTTCAGTGGCATTAAGTATGTTGATGCAAGTCGTATTAAATGTAATTTGAATTCTTCGTTTTATGAGAATAGATATTTAAAAAAAATAATTTTGCCTGTTGAAGGACTTAACTCATTGACTGAAAATGAATTTTGGTATTGCACATCTTTAGAGAATATTGATTTGCCTAAAACTCTAAAGACAATAGATCATGATGCTTTTTCTGCTACGAAAATAGAAGAGTTGCATATGCCATCTTCTGTAACTAGTGTAGGTTTTGATATTTTTAGACAAGTATACGACGTAAAGAAAGAAAAAAATCCAATAGTTTTTTTAGATGGAGGAGAAAAGAATGAGCCCGTATTATTAAAAAGAAGTTTTGAATATTATTCTAGCGCAACGAATAGCTTGCGAAAATTGGATGTTAACAGAGATTTTACTTATGACTTTACCGATGACTATAGTGTTAACGAACAAAAGCTATATGTAGATTCTTTAATATTAAGGGATATACGTGAGTTTAAAATTATAGGGAATAAAAATAATAGTATTATCCCATCCACAACCATTTGCCTCTCACACGATCTCACTTCTTGTGATTGTTGGAAACCAGCAAGTGGTAAAGTCTTTGTGCTCCCAGGTTCTCAACTGCCTAAGGATGAGACCACAGAGATGTATACTGTGAACAAGCTCGCTTACGAGCAACCTTCTGATGGTGATGTGCTCTTCGATGGTGTTAATAATATGCCATTTGAAATCACGCCAGTATTCTATCAAGATAACCAAGAGGTGACTTTGAAGGAAGTGGGTGATTATGACTTAAGTATGAAAATCAGTGGAACAAGTTTTGATGGCATTTATCCTACAGGGCTTAAAGTTTCTGTCAGTACAGCAAGCGGTATAGGCAATATTACAGTTGATGAGCATAAGAGCAATTGTCCTATTTATAACTTGAATGGCCAACGAGTAGATGAAAGTTACAAGGGTATTATTATCCAAAAAGGTAAGAAACGTATAGCTAAATAA
- a CDS encoding D-2-hydroxyacid dehydrogenase gives MKIVILDGYAANPGDLDYHLLEKLGEVVVYPRTSDAEKVERAKDADIILLNKVQIDAETLAQLPKLKYIGIQATGFNVVDIEAARKQGIIVTNIPAYSTDSVAQMTFALILAVTNRVEHYTQENRNERWAYNKDFCYWDTPLMELAGKTLGIMGLGNIGMKVANIARQFGMKICACTSKNSSNLPEWIQKVSKEGLLATSDILSLHCPLSDDTYHFINKESLEKMKDTAILVNTGRGPLVDEEAVAAALHEGSLGAYCADVMAQEPPSKENPLFGEPNAYLTPHIAWATYEARERLNKQVAANVKAFLEGNPINVVNK, from the coding sequence ATGAAGATTGTTATTCTAGACGGCTATGCCGCAAACCCGGGAGATTTGGATTATCATCTTCTGGAGAAACTGGGCGAGGTGGTAGTTTATCCTCGCACATCAGATGCTGAGAAAGTGGAACGTGCCAAGGATGCCGACATCATCCTTCTGAACAAGGTGCAGATAGATGCAGAGACGCTGGCGCAGCTTCCTAAACTGAAATATATCGGTATCCAGGCTACCGGTTTTAACGTGGTAGACATCGAGGCTGCCAGAAAACAGGGCATCATCGTAACCAATATTCCTGCCTACAGCACCGACAGCGTGGCGCAGATGACCTTTGCCCTCATCCTTGCTGTAACCAACCGCGTAGAGCATTATACTCAGGAGAACCGCAACGAGCGCTGGGCTTACAATAAGGATTTCTGTTATTGGGATACCCCACTGATGGAGCTTGCCGGCAAGACCCTGGGTATCATGGGACTGGGCAATATCGGCATGAAAGTTGCCAACATCGCCCGCCAGTTTGGCATGAAAATCTGTGCCTGCACCAGCAAGAATTCGAGCAATCTGCCTGAGTGGATCCAGAAGGTGAGCAAGGAGGGTTTGCTTGCCACGAGCGATATTCTCTCGCTCCATTGTCCGCTTTCTGATGACACCTATCATTTCATCAATAAGGAGAGTCTGGAGAAGATGAAGGATACCGCCATCCTGGTTAATACGGGTCGCGGTCCGCTGGTAGATGAGGAGGCCGTAGCTGCCGCCCTTCACGAAGGCAGTCTGGGTGCCTACTGTGCCGATGTAATGGCTCAGGAGCCGCCGTCAAAGGAGAATCCGCTCTTCGGCGAGCCTAATGCTTACCTCACCCCTCATATTGCCTGGGCCACCTACGAGGCTCGCGAGCGTCTGAACAAGCAGGTAGCCGCCAACGTAAAGGCATTTCTCGAGGGCAATCCGATTAATGTCGTGAATAAGTAA
- a CDS encoding iron ABC transporter permease, with the protein MKTIVFGAIAIIILFFANLAWGSVNIPWQDVGAIISGSQTDETYRYILLESRLPAAIAALLSGAALATSGLLLQTAFRNPLAGPDVFGISSGAGLAVAIVMLAFGGNIALDDLGVGFLGDAGNYAIGGFLAILIAAFIGAMVVMGIITFFSAIVRSHTVLLIIGLMVGYLASSAISLLNFFSTAEGVKSYMVWGMGSFGNVSSQQMMFFIPLALIALAASLLLVKPLNAMLLGEQYAENLGFNIRRLRIVLLIITGLLTAVVTAFCGPIAFIGLATPHIARLIIGTENHRRLLPVTMLMGAAIALLCNLFCTLPSDGGIIPLNAVTPLFGAPVIIYVLVKRR; encoded by the coding sequence ATGAAAACCATCGTTTTTGGCGCTATAGCCATTATCATACTGTTTTTCGCCAACCTGGCATGGGGGAGTGTAAACATCCCATGGCAGGACGTGGGGGCGATTATTTCGGGCTCTCAGACTGACGAAACCTACCGCTATATTCTGTTGGAATCGCGACTGCCGGCGGCGATTGCCGCTTTGCTTTCGGGCGCAGCCCTCGCCACGAGCGGCTTGCTCCTGCAGACAGCCTTCCGCAACCCCCTGGCGGGTCCTGACGTGTTCGGTATCAGCAGCGGAGCCGGACTGGCGGTAGCCATCGTGATGCTTGCCTTTGGCGGCAATATTGCCCTGGATGATTTAGGGGTAGGTTTTCTGGGCGATGCCGGCAACTATGCCATCGGCGGTTTCCTGGCTATCCTCATCGCAGCCTTCATAGGGGCTATGGTGGTGATGGGTATCATCACCTTCTTTTCTGCCATTGTGCGCAGCCATACGGTACTGCTCATCATCGGACTGATGGTGGGTTATCTTGCCAGCAGCGCCATCTCATTGCTCAATTTCTTCAGCACGGCAGAGGGCGTGAAATCGTATATGGTTTGGGGCATGGGCAGTTTTGGCAATGTTTCGAGCCAGCAGATGATGTTCTTCATCCCGTTGGCCCTCATTGCCCTGGCTGCATCTCTGCTCCTTGTAAAACCGCTGAACGCCATGCTGTTAGGCGAACAGTATGCCGAGAATCTGGGCTTCAATATCAGGCGTCTGCGCATCGTTCTGCTCATCATCACCGGTCTTCTTACGGCTGTGGTTACCGCCTTCTGCGGTCCCATCGCCTTCATCGGTCTGGCAACGCCGCATATTGCCCGCCTCATCATCGGCACGGAGAATCATCGCCGTCTGTTGCCCGTCACGATGCTGATGGGTGCAGCCATAGCCCTTCTCTGCAATCTCTTCTGCACCCTTCCGTCGGACGGTGGCATCATCCCGCTGAATGCCGTCACCCCGCTGTTCGGCGCCCCCGTCATCATCTATGTTTTGGTGAAGAGGAGATAG
- a CDS encoding ATP-binding protein encodes MGEYRRPHYNLMLSRLSERRKCIFVLAGPRQVGKSTVMAQIAETIDKVVFQFNADSVNEEDSDWIRRSWESVRSRMDIQHLQEAVLVIDEIQKIRRWSEYVKREWDADTLNHVNLKVVLLGSSRLLLRKGLTESLAGRFELIRMGHWTFPEMKAAFGLSLQQWIYFGGYPGSVDYIGDFRRWRKYVKDSLVAPAIEKDVLLTSNIYKPSLMSQLFEVGCSYSGELLSLTKMLGQLQDAGNVTTLSSYLEILKQANLLCGLQKFACDEARKRQSIPKFTVFNNALFTAYRGKGFDKDYVDPMIWGRWVESAVGTCLLDFVEDNDCHLYYWRDHNNEVDYILESQGDFVAIEVKSGKRGMNSGIPMFQEKFHPLKSIVVGTDGIPFEEFFCMDIMQLFE; translated from the coding sequence ATGGGTGAGTATAGAAGACCACATTACAACTTGATGTTGAGTAGGTTGAGCGAAAGACGTAAGTGTATATTTGTTTTGGCAGGACCAAGACAGGTTGGCAAATCAACAGTTATGGCGCAAATAGCAGAGACTATTGATAAGGTAGTATTTCAATTTAATGCTGATTCTGTAAATGAAGAAGATTCGGATTGGATTCGACGTTCTTGGGAGTCTGTTCGAAGCCGAATGGATATTCAGCATTTGCAAGAAGCTGTTCTTGTAATAGACGAGATACAGAAAATACGCAGATGGAGTGAATATGTGAAGAGAGAGTGGGATGCCGATACCCTAAATCATGTAAACCTGAAAGTCGTATTGCTGGGTTCGTCTCGCTTGCTTTTGCGCAAAGGGCTAACCGAGTCTTTAGCTGGTAGATTCGAGTTGATTCGTATGGGGCATTGGACTTTTCCGGAAATGAAAGCTGCCTTCGGGTTATCACTCCAACAATGGATTTATTTTGGAGGTTATCCAGGCTCGGTGGATTATATAGGGGATTTTAGGCGTTGGAGGAAATATGTCAAGGATTCTCTTGTGGCACCTGCCATTGAAAAGGATGTTCTCTTGACTTCGAATATTTACAAGCCTTCACTCATGTCACAGCTTTTTGAGGTAGGTTGTTCTTATTCTGGTGAGTTGTTGTCACTCACCAAAATGCTTGGACAATTGCAAGATGCAGGCAATGTCACGACTTTGTCTTCTTATCTCGAAATATTGAAGCAAGCCAACTTGCTTTGCGGACTTCAAAAGTTTGCATGCGATGAGGCTCGTAAGAGACAGTCTATCCCAAAGTTTACAGTGTTTAACAATGCTTTGTTCACGGCATATCGCGGTAAGGGGTTTGACAAAGATTATGTTGACCCAATGATTTGGGGCAGATGGGTGGAATCGGCAGTGGGTACTTGTCTTCTCGATTTTGTGGAGGACAATGACTGTCATCTCTATTATTGGCGAGATCATAATAATGAGGTGGATTATATCCTGGAGTCACAAGGAGATTTCGTTGCCATAGAGGTTAAGAGTGGAAAGAGAGGCATGAATAGTGGTATTCCTATGTTTCAAGAGAAATTCCATCCTCTGAAATCAATCGTTGTTGGCACCGATGGTATTCCATTTGAAGAATTCTTCTGTATGGATATCATGCAATTGTTTGAATAA
- the thrC gene encoding threonine synthase, with protein MKYYSTNKKAPIADLHKAVVKGLAEDRGLYMPEIIKKLPQDFFDNIEKLSFQEIAYKVADAFFGEDVDAESLKKIVYDTLAFDCPVVEVEPNIYSLELFHGPTLAFKDVGARFMARLLQYFVRQEGKEEVNVLVATSGDTGSAVANGFLGVDGIHVYVLYPKGKVSKIQESQFTTLGQNITALEVDGVFDDCQALVKSAFMDEELNKHMKLTSANSINVARFLPQAFYYFNAYARMKEKGLADKLVICVPSGNFGNITAGLFGHEMGLPIHRFIAANNANDIFYEYLQTGKYNPQPSKQTIANAMDVGDPSNFARIYDLYKGDHDAIAAYIGGATYKDEQIAETMKQCYNETKYVLDPHGACGYRALKEQLKPGEVGVFLETAHPAKFKEKVDSILDSDIEIPARLAEFMKGEKKSIQMTKDFASFKNYLMNE; from the coding sequence ATGAAATATTATTCAACAAATAAGAAAGCACCCATCGCCGACCTTCACAAGGCGGTAGTTAAAGGTCTGGCAGAAGACCGTGGTCTCTATATGCCAGAAATCATCAAGAAGTTGCCACAGGATTTCTTCGACAACATCGAGAAACTGAGTTTCCAGGAGATTGCCTACAAGGTAGCTGATGCCTTCTTTGGCGAGGACGTTGATGCCGAGTCATTGAAGAAGATTGTATACGATACCCTGGCATTCGACTGCCCTGTAGTCGAGGTAGAGCCAAACATCTACTCTCTCGAGCTGTTCCATGGTCCTACTCTCGCCTTCAAGGATGTGGGTGCGCGCTTCATGGCCCGTCTCCTGCAGTACTTCGTACGTCAGGAGGGCAAGGAAGAGGTGAATGTGCTCGTTGCTACATCGGGCGATACCGGTTCGGCTGTTGCCAACGGTTTCCTCGGCGTTGACGGCATCCATGTTTACGTGCTCTATCCTAAGGGCAAGGTGAGCAAAATTCAGGAGAGCCAGTTCACTACCCTCGGCCAGAACATCACAGCCCTTGAGGTAGACGGCGTATTCGACGACTGCCAGGCACTGGTGAAATCTGCGTTCATGGACGAGGAGCTCAACAAGCACATGAAGCTCACTTCAGCCAACTCTATCAACGTAGCCCGCTTCCTGCCTCAGGCATTCTATTATTTCAATGCCTATGCCCGCATGAAGGAGAAGGGTCTCGCCGACAAGCTGGTTATCTGCGTACCTAGCGGCAACTTCGGCAACATCACAGCCGGACTCTTCGGTCATGAGATGGGATTGCCTATCCACCGCTTCATCGCAGCCAACAACGCCAACGATATCTTCTACGAGTATCTGCAGACAGGCAAGTATAATCCACAGCCTAGCAAGCAGACCATCGCCAATGCCATGGACGTAGGAGACCCATCAAACTTTGCCCGCATCTACGACCTCTACAAGGGCGATCACGATGCCATCGCTGCCTACATCGGTGGTGCTACATACAAGGACGAGCAGATTGCAGAAACCATGAAGCAGTGCTACAATGAAACCAAGTATGTACTTGACCCTCACGGAGCTTGCGGCTATCGCGCCCTGAAGGAGCAGTTGAAGCCAGGTGAGGTTGGCGTGTTCCTCGAGACCGCTCATCCAGCCAAGTTCAAGGAGAAGGTAGACAGCATCCTTGACAGCGACATTGAGATTCCTGCACGCCTTGCAGAATTCATGAAGGGTGAGAAGAAGAGCATCCAGATGACCAAGGATTTCGCATCATTCAAGAACTACTTGATGAACGAATAA
- a CDS encoding ABC transporter substrate-binding protein yields MTKLYILLCGATAALLMAACQGGKTAAADAEAGDTLEMKYAKLLTIVKHGDGEEASDAAEGIDYQYAEAIIANPWKAGTMLHRYILIPKGEEGDKTVAMLARRHSTGARCTTDTVRTPVERSAVFIAPHCQLMYEMGCQQAIRGVCDLDYINIPDVKKRAALSRNTAAGKASAGNAAAGKTSAGNSIVDCGSSMAPDIERIIALTPEAILLSPFENSGGYGKLDKLHVPIIEAADYMESSPLGRAEWMKFYGMLFGNEEGKSNGISGSCEPKADSLFAKIEKEYLKLKAEAAGYPKGLSILTERKTGNVWYVPGGQSTIGILLKDANARYIFEDDEHSGSLAMSPEQILAKGKQVDVWAFKYFGGAPLSQAQLLQEYDGYKALAAFSRGNIYQVDTSTVPYFELTSFHPELLLREFITLAHGERFGKLRFYKK; encoded by the coding sequence ATGACAAAACTGTATATTCTTTTGTGTGGGGCAACGGCGGCCCTGCTGATGGCGGCATGCCAGGGAGGAAAGACGGCTGCTGCTGATGCGGAGGCTGGCGATACCCTGGAGATGAAGTACGCCAAGTTGCTCACCATCGTGAAACATGGTGATGGGGAAGAGGCTTCCGATGCTGCAGAAGGCATTGATTATCAGTATGCTGAGGCTATCATAGCCAACCCTTGGAAGGCGGGAACGATGCTGCATCGCTACATCCTGATTCCGAAGGGAGAGGAGGGGGATAAGACGGTGGCGATGCTTGCCAGAAGGCACAGCACGGGGGCGAGATGCACTACCGATACCGTGCGCACACCGGTGGAGAGAAGTGCCGTTTTCATCGCTCCCCATTGCCAACTGATGTACGAAATGGGCTGCCAGCAGGCCATCCGTGGTGTCTGCGACCTCGATTACATCAATATTCCGGATGTAAAGAAGAGGGCTGCTCTTTCTAGGAATACTGCTGCCGGAAAAGCTTCTGCTGGAAATGCTGCTGCCGGAAAAACTTCTGCAGGAAATTCCATCGTGGATTGCGGTTCGAGCATGGCGCCCGACATCGAGCGCATCATCGCCCTGACACCCGAAGCCATCCTCCTTTCGCCTTTCGAAAACAGCGGAGGATATGGCAAGCTCGACAAGCTGCACGTTCCCATCATCGAGGCTGCCGACTATATGGAGTCTTCGCCACTGGGCAGGGCGGAATGGATGAAATTCTACGGCATGCTCTTTGGAAATGAAGAGGGAAAAAGTAACGGAATATCGGGTTCTTGCGAACCAAAGGCAGATTCGCTCTTTGCGAAGATAGAAAAGGAATATCTGAAGCTGAAAGCTGAGGCAGCCGGGTATCCGAAGGGCCTCTCTATCCTGACCGAAAGAAAGACGGGCAATGTATGGTATGTGCCTGGTGGTCAGAGTACTATCGGTATTCTGCTGAAGGATGCCAACGCCCGTTATATCTTCGAGGACGATGAACACAGCGGAAGTCTGGCGATGAGTCCGGAGCAAATCTTGGCGAAGGGAAAGCAGGTGGATGTATGGGCGTTCAAGTATTTCGGTGGTGCCCCTCTGTCGCAGGCTCAACTGCTTCAGGAATATGACGGCTACAAGGCTCTTGCTGCCTTCAGCCGGGGTAATATCTATCAGGTAGATACCTCGACGGTACCTTATTTCGAGCTTACGAGTTTCCATCCCGAACTGCTGCTCAGAGAGTTCATCACCCTGGCTCATGGCGAGCGGTTCGGCAAATTGAGATTCTATAAGAAATAG
- a CDS encoding cofactor-independent phosphoglycerate mutase yields the protein MKHIIILGDGMADHPVERLGGKTLLQYANKPYMDMLAKKGKTGRLVTVPDGFHPGSEVANSSIMGYDQNEVYEGRGPLEAASIGYELEPTDLALRCNIINVQDGKIITHNGGNLETEDADVLIKYLNDTLGKKYPDVKFVTGIQYRHLLVVKHGNKHIDCAPPHDHPNEEWHKLMVKPILPEIGGDEGHISRRDTADLLNQLILESQELLENHPFNVARKERGERMANLIWPWGGGYRPHMLTLSQMYPQIKKGSVISAVDLIRGIGHYAGLRNIIVEGATGLANTNYEGKAAAAIQALKDGDDFVYVHVEASDEAGHDGDLELKLKTIENLDQRLIKPIFDEVSTWDEPVCIAVLPDHPTPVEIRTHVKEPVPFIIYYPGIEPDSVEKYDEVSCVSGGYGMLQLQEFMNAFMAIN from the coding sequence ATGAAACATATTATCATTCTTGGCGACGGAATGGCTGACCACCCGGTAGAAAGACTGGGTGGAAAGACTCTCCTGCAATACGCCAATAAACCCTATATGGATATGCTTGCCAAGAAGGGCAAGACAGGAAGACTCGTTACCGTGCCAGATGGATTCCATCCGGGTTCTGAGGTAGCCAACAGCTCTATCATGGGCTATGACCAGAACGAGGTTTACGAAGGACGCGGACCGCTGGAGGCTGCCAGCATCGGCTATGAACTGGAGCCTACCGACCTTGCCCTGCGCTGCAACATCATCAATGTGCAGGACGGCAAAATTATCACCCACAACGGTGGTAACCTGGAAACGGAAGATGCGGATGTGCTCATCAAGTATCTCAACGATACCCTCGGCAAGAAATATCCTGATGTCAAGTTTGTTACCGGCATCCAGTATCGCCATCTTCTGGTGGTGAAGCACGGAAACAAGCATATCGACTGTGCCCCACCTCATGACCATCCCAACGAGGAATGGCATAAGCTGATGGTGAAACCTATCTTGCCGGAGATTGGAGGCGATGAGGGTCACATCAGCCGTCGTGATACAGCCGACCTTCTGAACCAGCTGATTCTCGAGAGTCAGGAACTCCTGGAGAACCATCCTTTCAATGTGGCGCGCAAGGAGCGTGGCGAACGAATGGCCAATCTTATCTGGCCTTGGGGCGGCGGTTACCGTCCGCACATGCTCACCCTCTCCCAGATGTATCCACAGATCAAGAAGGGTTCCGTGATTTCTGCCGTAGACCTGATCCGAGGCATCGGCCATTACGCCGGTCTGCGCAACATCATCGTTGAGGGCGCTACCGGTCTTGCCAATACCAACTACGAGGGCAAGGCAGCCGCAGCTATCCAGGCATTGAAGGATGGCGACGACTTCGTTTATGTTCACGTAGAGGCGAGCGACGAGGCAGGTCATGATGGCGATCTGGAGCTGAAGCTGAAGACTATCGAGAACCTCGACCAGCGACTCATCAAGCCTATCTTCGATGAGGTAAGCACCTGGGACGAGCCGGTATGCATCGCAGTTCTCCCAGACCATCCTACTCCGGTTGAGATCCGTACCCACGTCAAGGAGCCTGTGCCTTTCATCATCTATTACCCTGGCATTGAGCCGGATAGCGTAGAGAAGTATGACGAGGTAAGTTGCGTGAGTGGCGGTTACGGCATGCTGCAGCTGCAGGAATTCATGAATGCCTTCATGGCGATCAATTAA
- a CDS encoding AlbA family DNA-binding domain-containing protein encodes MDIKKYIGETTEYDKKQEVERRKVKSWLKSVSAFANGTGGCLIFGIADNDTVVGLEDAKGDSEFISQKIKERIDPLPQTLIKIEDIDGKEVLLLHVLAGDDTPYYYIGDGMLETYVRIGNESVVAEATEHK; translated from the coding sequence ATGGACATCAAGAAGTACATAGGTGAAACTACAGAATACGACAAGAAACAGGAAGTGGAACGTCGCAAGGTTAAGAGTTGGCTGAAGAGCGTAAGCGCTTTTGCCAATGGAACTGGTGGATGCCTCATCTTTGGCATTGCCGACAATGACACGGTTGTCGGATTGGAAGATGCGAAGGGGGACTCGGAATTCATCAGCCAGAAGATAAAAGAACGTATCGACCCTTTACCACAAACCTTGATAAAAATAGAAGATATCGACGGCAAGGAAGTCCTCTTGCTACATGTATTAGCTGGAGATGACACACCTTATTATTACATCGGCGATGGTATGCTCGAAACATACGTGAGAATCGGCAATGAATCGGTAGTGGCTGAAGCTACCGAGCACAAGTGA